The Bacteroidia bacterium genome includes a region encoding these proteins:
- a CDS encoding caspase family protein, with protein MDRKFTFRPLESDNKNLNPFPNNHLLLISIDEYHHVGQLNNAVRDAKAFKELLLDKYQFLPELVTELYNDDASYDGIDKALRKLPNAVKPQDNLIIYFSGHGHYDDFKDEGFWIPVDAHFESDREYYPYHYIFRALKKIPSQHTFVIVDSCYSGAYLVKNRDSSQPDPREKDPSRWLLASGRNEVVPDGKSGENSPFATQLLAVLKNYADEGISVISLVDKVTTASIHNGKQTPIGRPIQDTGGMGGQFIFRPKIKTPQTESEEEAYPIQLVNNVSNYEDFPDANEEEEEEEYFDIGLRRPKRVVEQKEETVQKIDLNPKDREREIWHSVLANGSIESLETYLKTYPLSDYAPKALELVSRMKRTFSGLWELSTIQKIPKETYFLKLMDDGKLIGEYSILGKTGELLTGLLAPKMKSNISNLKRIKVSGKWKYDPQKNLLYISAGARLLNVLYVFDISLKDSQGNYSGYDSKFSGTKVSLSKRRQRQP; from the coding sequence TTGGATAGAAAATTCACTTTTCGCCCCCTGGAGTCGGATAATAAAAATTTAAATCCATTCCCCAATAACCATTTGTTGCTGATCAGCATAGATGAATATCATCATGTAGGTCAACTAAACAATGCGGTTCGAGATGCAAAAGCCTTCAAAGAATTGTTGCTTGATAAGTATCAATTTCTTCCGGAATTAGTTACGGAATTGTATAATGATGATGCAAGTTACGATGGAATCGATAAGGCACTGAGAAAGTTGCCCAATGCAGTTAAGCCTCAGGATAACCTTATCATTTATTTTAGTGGGCATGGTCATTACGATGATTTTAAGGACGAAGGCTTTTGGATTCCGGTAGATGCACATTTTGAATCTGACAGAGAATATTATCCTTACCACTATATATTTAGGGCCCTGAAAAAGATTCCTAGTCAGCATACATTTGTGATTGTTGACTCTTGTTACTCGGGGGCATACTTGGTGAAAAACAGGGATTCCTCGCAACCAGATCCCCGAGAGAAAGATCCTAGTCGTTGGTTACTTGCTTCCGGTCGAAATGAAGTTGTTCCTGATGGTAAAAGTGGCGAAAATAGTCCCTTTGCAACACAGTTATTGGCCGTTTTAAAAAATTACGCTGACGAAGGAATTTCTGTAATTTCATTGGTAGATAAAGTTACCACAGCAAGCATTCATAATGGGAAGCAAACTCCTATTGGAAGACCCATTCAGGATACCGGAGGAATGGGCGGTCAATTTATTTTTAGGCCAAAAATCAAGACCCCTCAAACGGAATCAGAAGAAGAGGCATATCCTATTCAGCTTGTAAATAATGTAAGTAATTATGAAGACTTTCCAGATGCGAACGAAGAGGAAGAAGAGGAAGAGTATTTCGATATTGGACTTCGCAGACCCAAGAGAGTAGTGGAGCAAAAGGAAGAGACTGTTCAGAAAATTGATCTGAACCCAAAGGACAGGGAAAGAGAAATTTGGCATTCAGTATTGGCAAACGGTTCCATAGAATCTTTGGAAACGTATTTAAAAACCTATCCTTTGAGTGATTATGCTCCAAAAGCCCTCGAATTAGTTTCGAGGATGAAAAGAACTTTTTCCGGATTATGGGAGTTAAGCACCATCCAGAAAATTCCTAAAGAGACTTATTTTTTGAAATTGATGGATGACGGCAAGTTGATCGGAGAATATTCGATTCTTGGTAAAACGGGGGAGTTATTGACGGGCCTATTAGCTCCAAAAATGAAATCCAATATCTCTAACCTCAAACGAATCAAGGTTTCTGGTAAATGGAAATATGATCCCCAGAAAAACCTCCTGTACATCAGCGCCGGAGCCCGACTGCTAAATGTCCTTTATGTCTTCGACATTAGTTTAAAAGATTCCCAGGGAAACTATTCTGGATATGATTCGAAGTTCTCAGGAACTAAAGTAAGCTTGAGTAAGAGAAGACAAAGGCAGCCCTAA
- a CDS encoding YncE family protein: MQKIMLTISFLFLLTLGGIGSLFAQNYYAYATAESEDEVALVKFDGEKAEAIQRIPVGYIPTEIEGPHGISVSPDKKHWYLSMAHGMPYGKVYKFTTGDNKLVGTTELGLFPATMQISPATGLMYVVNFNLHGKMVPSSVSVVDPETMTELKKITTGSMPHGSRISPDGMFHYSVAMMSGELFEIDAASLEVSRTLSLDEEEGGMDHSMQGMDHSKMDHSKMDHSKMDHSGMGGGMKMKHSKVKPTWVIPHPTNNKLYVAGNGVAEVLEVDRAEWKITRKFSTGKGPYNVEISPNGKLMVVTYKSDAQTGVWNLETGEELARIPNSRKVSHGIAITPDSKFAFVTAEGIGAEPGSVDVIDLTKLELVSTADIGKQAGGIYFWKMED; this comes from the coding sequence ATGCAAAAAATAATGTTAACCATAAGTTTCCTGTTCCTCCTGACTTTAGGGGGAATAGGAAGTCTTTTTGCTCAGAATTATTATGCCTATGCAACTGCTGAATCAGAAGATGAAGTTGCCCTGGTAAAATTTGATGGGGAGAAAGCTGAAGCCATACAGCGTATTCCGGTAGGATATATTCCTACAGAAATTGAAGGCCCTCACGGAATCAGTGTAAGTCCGGATAAAAAACATTGGTATCTGTCGATGGCTCATGGAATGCCTTATGGAAAAGTCTATAAGTTTACGACTGGTGATAATAAACTGGTTGGAACAACTGAATTGGGCTTATTTCCGGCAACCATGCAGATCTCACCAGCAACAGGCTTGATGTATGTTGTAAACTTCAATCTACATGGAAAAATGGTTCCCAGTTCTGTATCTGTTGTTGATCCGGAGACCATGACCGAATTGAAAAAGATCACCACCGGTTCTATGCCTCATGGTTCCAGAATTTCTCCAGATGGTATGTTCCACTACTCCGTGGCCATGATGTCAGGTGAACTTTTTGAAATAGATGCAGCCAGCCTGGAAGTGAGTCGCACCCTGAGTCTGGATGAAGAGGAAGGAGGCATGGATCATTCTATGCAAGGAATGGATCATAGCAAAATGGACCACAGTAAGATGGACCATAGCAAAATGGATCATTCGGGCATGGGAGGAGGAATGAAGATGAAGCATTCTAAAGTAAAACCCACCTGGGTTATTCCTCATCCGACCAATAATAAACTTTATGTTGCTGGAAATGGAGTAGCAGAAGTCTTGGAAGTAGATCGTGCAGAATGGAAGATTACCCGCAAATTTTCTACCGGAAAAGGACCTTATAATGTGGAGATCAGCCCCAATGGAAAATTGATGGTTGTTACCTATAAATCGGATGCACAAACCGGCGTTTGGAACCTGGAAACTGGAGAAGAACTCGCTCGCATACCCAATAGCCGCAAAGTATCTCACGGAATTGCGATCACACCAGATAGTAAATTCGCTTTCGTAACAGCAGAAGGCATAGGTGCAGAGCCAGGTTCTGTTGACGTAATTGATCTTACGAAACTGGAACTGGTTTCTACGGCAGATATCGGTAAGCAAGCAGGTGGAATTTATTTTTGGAAAATGGAAGACTAA
- a CDS encoding Ig-like domain-containing protein, with the protein MHLIKETLRKSLLMLALGIFTLSLLQAQKSQFRITVSPENPTMNVGETLQLRAKVIDNDGKEVGTSGLRYFSRSSKTVSVDEQGMLTAYKGGVVGIIVIRPDPEGNFARADIEVKVNFPDPKDVQFLNAPTMVYTGTQTNVKTRVLDESDLFRDDLKVSLESSNPAVASVDPFGNLIAHKKGKITLTASHSNLEKRIAVSIAKNPVAELEIANLIPEAKTGDVIPFTVIARDKGGKVLQNVPIHYSYQGRSNNPSYTAAGMIEQDGRFVAYIDGMYSISANCGPVSVTRSINIVPRNIQTPIDFVGKGSVNNVHTSDLWVWEGVDGRDYAVTGTWGANGEAYFWDVTDPANIVGIDTFTVDARTVNDVKVSEDGKVCIISREGASNRKNGIVILDVTDPKNVKKHTEFNDGLTGGVHNLFIYKDHVYALSNGERYDIINIKDPKNPKKVGTFELDSPGHAIHDVWIEDGIAYSSNWSDGVQMVDIGNGKWGGTPEKPVKVASYAYPSGWNHAAFPFRSPSTGKFYIIAGDEAFPNGLYTDDKPTYAGGYLHVIDFTDLENPKEVAYYEVPGAGSHNFWIEGETLYVANYNAGLRVVDISGDLMGDLFQQGREMSWFKPTDANGRIPNAPMTWGPQPHKGHIFFSDWNSGLWSVKMQEKKEEVK; encoded by the coding sequence ATGCACTTGATAAAAGAAACGCTACGCAAAAGTCTGCTTATGCTTGCTCTGGGAATATTTACCCTTAGCCTGCTTCAGGCACAAAAATCTCAATTTCGCATTACAGTTTCTCCAGAAAATCCAACAATGAATGTCGGAGAAACTCTTCAACTCAGAGCAAAGGTTATAGATAACGATGGAAAAGAAGTAGGCACTTCCGGTCTCCGATATTTTTCCCGCTCATCCAAAACTGTATCTGTTGATGAACAGGGGATGCTAACCGCCTATAAAGGAGGAGTCGTAGGGATCATAGTAATTCGTCCTGATCCTGAAGGCAATTTTGCCCGTGCAGATATAGAAGTTAAAGTGAACTTCCCGGATCCCAAGGATGTTCAGTTTCTCAATGCCCCAACTATGGTTTATACCGGAACTCAAACCAATGTCAAAACAAGAGTTCTGGATGAAAGTGATCTATTTAGAGATGACCTGAAAGTAAGCCTGGAAAGTAGCAATCCTGCTGTTGCCAGTGTTGATCCTTTTGGAAATCTGATCGCTCATAAAAAAGGGAAAATCACCCTTACTGCCAGCCATTCAAATCTGGAAAAAAGAATCGCCGTTTCGATCGCCAAAAATCCTGTAGCTGAACTGGAAATTGCCAATCTGATACCAGAAGCTAAAACCGGAGATGTTATTCCTTTTACCGTTATCGCCAGAGATAAAGGAGGAAAGGTTCTACAGAATGTCCCTATTCACTATAGCTATCAAGGAAGATCCAACAATCCTTCTTACACAGCCGCTGGTATGATCGAGCAAGACGGAAGATTTGTAGCCTATATAGATGGAATGTATTCTATATCGGCCAATTGTGGGCCGGTTTCTGTTACTCGTAGCATCAATATTGTTCCAAGAAACATCCAGACGCCCATCGATTTCGTAGGAAAAGGTTCTGTAAATAACGTACACACCTCAGACCTCTGGGTTTGGGAAGGAGTGGATGGCAGAGATTATGCCGTAACCGGAACCTGGGGGGCAAATGGTGAAGCTTATTTCTGGGACGTAACCGATCCAGCGAATATTGTAGGAATCGATACTTTCACCGTGGATGCCAGAACCGTGAATGATGTAAAGGTTTCTGAAGATGGCAAGGTATGTATCATCAGTCGGGAAGGAGCATCCAATAGAAAGAATGGAATCGTAATTCTGGATGTTACCGATCCTAAAAATGTGAAGAAGCATACAGAATTTAATGATGGACTTACCGGAGGCGTACACAACCTCTTTATCTATAAAGATCATGTTTATGCTCTTTCCAATGGAGAGCGTTATGACATCATTAATATCAAAGACCCAAAGAATCCCAAGAAAGTAGGAACCTTTGAACTGGATTCTCCCGGACATGCTATTCACGATGTCTGGATCGAGGATGGAATAGCTTATTCTTCCAATTGGTCTGATGGGGTTCAAATGGTGGATATTGGAAATGGAAAATGGGGAGGAACTCCTGAGAAGCCTGTGAAAGTTGCCAGCTATGCCTATCCAAGCGGATGGAATCATGCGGCTTTCCCTTTCAGAAGCCCATCTACTGGAAAATTCTACATCATTGCAGGGGATGAAGCCTTCCCCAATGGCTTGTATACAGATGATAAGCCTACCTATGCTGGAGGATATTTGCACGTAATTGATTTTACCGATTTAGAGAATCCAAAAGAGGTTGCTTATTATGAAGTGCCTGGTGCAGGTTCTCACAACTTCTGGATCGAAGGAGAGACACTCTATGTAGCTAACTACAATGCAGGATTACGAGTAGTAGATATTTCTGGTGATCTTATGGGCGACCTCTTTCAACAAGGAAGGGAAATGTCCTGGTTCAAGCCAACAGATGCTAATGGACGTATTCCTAATGCCCCTATGACCTGGGGACCTCAACCTCACAAAGGACACATCTTCTTCTCCGACTGGAACAGTGGGCTTTGGTCCGTAAAAATGCAGGAGAAGAAAGAAGAGGTTAAATAA
- a CDS encoding alpha/beta fold hydrolase, which translates to MEEASYQIESFQLQTEDGIELSANFFPSNGPSKAAILLTPGLGVPQAYYFKYASYLSEQGYNCLTFDFRGIGEEHLKAKYADRINLRNWARQDMVAGLNWIKERFPQEDIYGIFHSIGGQIFGLVENHHLLKRVVFISAMGGYWGDEKFPVNFFTLFMWYIHIPLLTRIYGYLPKSLTYRGVAVAKGVAREWADWGKRSRYISGMLKKELSDHFYDQIDCPIDAIWFTDDELATAGTLSSVLDLYTKAPLNRLPLNPLDFGRKKIAHSGFFSSKCRDSLWEVPLKLLEGKKA; encoded by the coding sequence TTGGAAGAAGCCTCTTATCAAATAGAATCCTTTCAACTTCAAACTGAAGATGGGATCGAGCTTTCTGCAAATTTCTTTCCGTCCAACGGCCCATCCAAAGCGGCAATTCTTCTGACGCCTGGTTTGGGTGTGCCGCAGGCTTATTATTTCAAATATGCGAGCTATCTCAGCGAACAAGGATATAATTGTTTGACCTTCGATTTTCGGGGCATAGGTGAAGAGCATCTCAAAGCCAAATATGCGGATCGAATCAACCTCCGAAACTGGGCCAGGCAGGACATGGTAGCAGGGCTCAATTGGATTAAAGAACGCTTTCCGCAAGAGGATATATACGGTATTTTCCACAGCATTGGAGGTCAAATTTTCGGATTGGTTGAAAATCATCATTTGCTGAAAAGGGTAGTATTCATCTCTGCAATGGGAGGCTATTGGGGAGATGAGAAGTTCCCGGTAAATTTCTTCACCCTCTTCATGTGGTACATCCATATCCCGCTCCTGACTCGCATCTATGGTTACCTCCCCAAGAGTCTGACCTATCGAGGAGTAGCTGTAGCAAAAGGAGTTGCCAGAGAATGGGCAGATTGGGGAAAGAGATCCAGGTATATATCAGGCATGCTAAAGAAGGAGCTTTCCGATCATTTTTATGATCAGATTGATTGCCCCATAGATGCGATCTGGTTTACAGACGACGAACTTGCAACAGCGGGCACGCTCTCTAGTGTTCTGGACCTTTATACCAAAGCCCCTTTAAACAGACTCCCGCTAAACCCCTTAGATTTCGGGAGGAAAAAAATCGCTCATAGCGGATTCTTTTCCTCCAAATGCCGAGATAGCCTATGGGAAGTCCCCTTGAAATTGCTGGAAGGCAAAAAAGCCTGA
- a CDS encoding pyrroloquinoline quinone-dependent dehydrogenase has product MKASFQFFKAILSILFLLFLGACSSDENWDYSGPVGNWTSYGGTDFGERYSPLTQITKENVDELKIAWEYHTGDVSDGKGEVPTSTAFEATPILVDSTLYFPTPFNRIIALDPESGEERWTFDPQIDLKGFYANQLICRGVSYWKEDSCNAGNCDERILMATADSRLIAVQAKDGQPCKDFGNNGEIDLMEGMGETLWKGEYQITSPPAIAGNLAIVGSAVADNMRRDAPSGVVKAYDVRSGELVWSWDLRPPEGVIDSSLLSEGGYHLGSPNVWAPMSVDIENDLLFVPTGNPSPDYFGGLRNGLDYYGSSVVALRASTGEVVWNFQTVHHDLWDFDVPAQPTLTEVEWEGKKVPAVLQATKMGLIFTLNRLNGKPIIPVEERTVPQTTVPGEFTSPTQPYPTAPPPLIRHDLSKDDLWGPLGMSGDCEESFAKVHYEGAYTPPRLNQATLAYPGVAGGSNWGGIAFDKENQILVANVSDLPYLVTLLPNEAFEQAKKDNPGVEITPQTGTPYAMRREAFLSSLGLPCNAPPWGKLIAIDMRKGEILWQQPFGTTKDLAPVPIKLKYGVPNLGGPLITKSGIIFIAAALDNYIRAFDLKSGEMLWEERLPAGGQATPMTYRTSKENKQYLIIAAGGHGRGGSKLGDSVIAYALPE; this is encoded by the coding sequence ATGAAAGCCTCATTTCAATTTTTCAAAGCAATACTTTCTATCCTGTTCCTTCTTTTCCTAGGCGCCTGCAGTTCAGACGAAAATTGGGATTATAGCGGGCCTGTAGGAAACTGGACTTCTTATGGAGGGACTGATTTCGGAGAAAGATATTCCCCTTTAACTCAGATCACCAAAGAAAATGTAGACGAACTGAAAATAGCCTGGGAATATCATACAGGAGATGTATCTGATGGAAAGGGAGAAGTTCCTACAAGCACTGCCTTTGAGGCTACGCCAATATTGGTAGATAGTACCTTGTATTTCCCTACTCCTTTCAATCGCATTATAGCCCTGGATCCGGAAAGTGGGGAAGAAAGATGGACCTTCGATCCTCAGATAGATCTCAAAGGATTTTACGCGAATCAATTGATATGCCGTGGGGTTTCCTATTGGAAGGAAGATTCCTGTAATGCCGGAAATTGTGATGAACGCATCCTGATGGCTACGGCTGATTCTCGGCTGATAGCTGTTCAGGCTAAAGATGGACAGCCCTGCAAGGACTTTGGGAATAATGGGGAAATAGATTTGATGGAAGGCATGGGCGAAACTTTATGGAAAGGAGAATACCAAATCACTTCTCCTCCGGCTATTGCGGGTAATTTGGCAATCGTCGGATCTGCCGTAGCAGATAATATGCGAAGAGATGCCCCCAGTGGAGTGGTCAAAGCCTATGATGTGAGAAGCGGAGAATTGGTTTGGAGCTGGGATTTGAGACCACCTGAAGGAGTCATTGATAGTAGTTTGCTTTCTGAGGGAGGCTATCACTTGGGCTCGCCTAATGTTTGGGCGCCTATGTCCGTGGATATAGAAAATGACCTCCTCTTTGTTCCCACTGGCAATCCTTCCCCTGATTATTTTGGGGGCTTGAGAAATGGACTGGATTACTATGGAAGTTCGGTTGTTGCGCTACGGGCATCTACTGGTGAAGTGGTATGGAACTTTCAAACGGTTCACCATGATCTTTGGGATTTCGATGTTCCGGCACAGCCTACCCTTACAGAAGTAGAATGGGAAGGGAAAAAAGTTCCGGCGGTTCTGCAAGCTACCAAAATGGGACTCATCTTTACCCTAAATCGACTCAACGGCAAACCCATTATTCCTGTAGAAGAAAGAACAGTTCCTCAAACTACGGTTCCAGGCGAATTCACTTCCCCGACTCAACCCTATCCAACAGCTCCTCCCCCCCTTATCAGACATGATCTCTCAAAAGATGATCTTTGGGGGCCATTAGGAATGAGTGGAGATTGTGAAGAAAGCTTTGCGAAAGTTCATTATGAAGGGGCTTATACACCTCCGCGATTAAATCAAGCGACCCTGGCATATCCCGGCGTAGCAGGAGGAAGCAATTGGGGAGGGATAGCTTTTGATAAAGAAAATCAGATTTTGGTGGCCAATGTCTCTGATTTGCCCTATCTCGTCACCTTGCTACCGAATGAAGCATTTGAGCAGGCCAAAAAAGATAATCCGGGAGTAGAAATAACTCCTCAAACAGGAACTCCCTATGCAATGAGACGTGAAGCCTTCCTTTCTTCTCTGGGATTACCCTGTAATGCACCTCCCTGGGGAAAATTGATAGCCATTGATATGAGGAAGGGAGAAATTCTGTGGCAACAGCCCTTTGGTACAACTAAAGACTTAGCGCCAGTGCCCATCAAGCTGAAATACGGAGTACCAAACCTCGGAGGGCCACTTATCACAAAATCCGGCATCATTTTCATCGCCGCTGCATTAGATAACTACATACGAGCCTTCGATCTTAAAAGTGGAGAAATGTTGTGGGAGGAAAGATTGCCTGCAGGTGGACAAGCGACTCCCATGACGTACCGTACAAGTAAGGAGAATAAACAATACCTAATCATTGCTGCAGGTGGACACGGAAGAGGAGGTTCAAAACTGGGGGATTCGGTGATTGCTTATGCTTTGCCTGAATAG
- a CDS encoding helix-turn-helix domain-containing protein translates to MSASLFALSLMAYLIAYWEPVKSNFWLFHTILPFSVAVPLSFYLFSKALFDDVFRWKKKYLWLILGIVVLHTSLYVFNGLFWSNLEDDIKVLAYLPPYLISLAFVIAGLFEAMKNYQGDLVPGRIRFRMLFILLSAFLMILTISSLMALQHDELPTLIEFVQKLGILLLVLLFSIYLLNINEEIFDAAKKVTPSLPEQGKEKDLPEGLREHLVDKKVYLEEGLSIRDLADRLDMKEYKLRQSINQELGFRNFNQFINSFRVKDAMKILSDPSQEEKTITEIAFELGYVSISPFNKAFKEFSGQTPRAYRKERLVSGVLENENPDGF, encoded by the coding sequence ATGAGTGCTTCCCTCTTTGCCTTATCTCTGATGGCATACCTCATTGCCTATTGGGAACCGGTGAAAAGTAATTTCTGGCTATTTCATACGATCTTGCCTTTTTCGGTTGCAGTCCCCTTAAGCTTCTACCTCTTTAGCAAAGCCTTATTCGATGATGTCTTTCGGTGGAAAAAGAAATATCTATGGCTAATTCTGGGAATCGTTGTTCTGCATACAAGCCTTTATGTATTCAATGGCTTATTTTGGAGCAATCTGGAAGATGATATAAAGGTTCTTGCCTATTTGCCTCCTTATCTGATTTCTCTTGCATTTGTGATAGCCGGACTCTTTGAGGCCATGAAAAATTATCAGGGAGATCTGGTGCCGGGAAGGATACGATTCCGCATGCTCTTTATTCTTCTTTCCGCCTTCCTTATGATTCTCACCATAAGTTCTCTGATGGCCCTTCAACATGACGAGCTCCCAACTCTCATTGAATTTGTACAAAAGCTGGGGATATTACTCCTGGTATTGCTCTTTTCCATTTACCTTCTCAATATCAATGAGGAAATTTTTGATGCTGCAAAAAAAGTTACGCCTAGCCTACCCGAGCAGGGCAAGGAGAAAGACTTGCCTGAAGGATTGCGAGAGCACTTAGTTGATAAAAAAGTTTATCTGGAGGAAGGGCTCAGTATACGGGACCTGGCCGATCGACTGGACATGAAGGAATACAAACTCCGCCAAAGTATCAATCAGGAACTAGGGTTTCGAAACTTCAATCAGTTTATCAATTCCTTTAGGGTAAAGGATGCCATGAAAATCCTCAGCGATCCTTCTCAAGAGGAAAAAACCATCACTGAAATTGCATTTGAATTGGGCTATGTTTCGATCAGTCCTTTCAATAAAGCCTTTAAGGAGTTTAGCGGACAAACCCCCAGAGCTTACCGCAAAGAAAGGCTTGTTTCCGGAGTTCTGGAAAACGAAAATCCTGATGGATTTTGA